ctcagGAGCGCCAACAAGCAGGAGATCATCAAGGCGTACAGGAAGCTGGCGCAGCAGTGGCACCCCGACAACTTCCAGTCCGAGTCGGAGAAGAAAGAGGCGGAAAAGAAGTTCATAGACATCGCGTCGGCTAAAGAGGTTCTCACCGACCCaggtcagcaggggggggggggcctttttAGGAAGCTCCCCAATAAACATTTGTATCTCATTAGGTTCATTGTGCACAACGTGAaataatagttgtttttttttgtccatgcATCATGTCAAACAAATACTGAGCTTCCTCCCGTTTTGAAGTCTGTGCTTCCTGTCGTCTCTCCAGAAATGAGGCAGAAGTTTGACGCGGGGGAGGATCCCCTGGACCCCGAGAGCCAGCAGGGcggtgggggaggcgggggcCAGGGCTGGCCTTACCCCTTCAACCCGTTCGATTCCGGCGGCAGCTTCCACTTCAAGTTCCAACACAACTAGAGAGGAGGACTctgcggggggagggaggaggagagggaggaggagacgggactCATTCGGgagacgagcagcagcagcagcaccggcgGACTGACGGAGAAAGTCTTCCTCAGAACATGTGCTTCAGCTCGGACAGTTTGTCGGTCACTTGAACATTTGATTTGTAAAGCAGTGGAGGGCTtgagctgttaaaaaaaaaaaaaaaaaaaaaactaactgaACTTGTCACCACTAAAACTATGGACCTGACTCCAAGGAAACAAATTTGTGTCAGCGCTTGAGATCTtttaggatggggggggggggggactgtgcgACTTTTGGAGTCTGTCCGCCCTTCGTCGTTTCTTTCTTCGTGCCATTCTTTCAGCCTTCGTCGAGGGACTTGTTTTTAACGCGGTAGCCGCTCGGACATCGGGTCGGTTCCCGCTGGCTTCAACCCTTTTCTGTACTGGAGAACCACGGTTTTTACACATCGTGGCGGCGGAAGGTTTATGTTGTTGAGCTTCTCCCTTGATGGAAAATAGTCTTCCGCTCTAGTAAAGGAAACTCGTGGGTGTCAAAGCTTCGAAATCCTAGGGATCTTTAAATTAGTGactgtggttttgttttgttttttgcttttattcccACCGGGTAACCTTTGAGGTAATGtgtaaattcagtttttttttcttctcaattaCAATTTCAAAAGGCTGTAACATCTAGATCCAAATTATGGGTGTAACTTGGCTGAAACTCCCAGGTAAACAAAGCGAATGTCCTGGACTAGAGCCGCAGCGATTGATGACTGACTCAAGACGTGTAGTATTTAACTCTTCCTTTTCACTTCAAAGCAAATCTTTGAAAACCTgcacttttaaacttttttttttttgaaaatctgCCCGTCTTCTCCACTCCTGACACATTACTgcgggtttttgttttttaaaagcccTTCAAAAGACTCTTTACAGACCAAGTGTGTCCGGACTGGTTATCAGAGACTCATTCACAAAagtgcacattttaaatgtgaggCGGCTCTGGGGTGGTACATTAGAAAGTCTGTGACTTTGTGAATGAGGCTCCAACCAGGAAAGACACATGGAAGTTTAACGGTGTTCTAAAGATGACCTTATTTTAAAGATTTGACTTAAGTTATTTAGTCCAAAATTGCTTTAAAAGTGACTCAACTGTGTAAATCAAACAGAACCGGCTCTTTGTATTTAAATCGACGGAGTGGGGCAGTGTTAATTTGCTGGTCTTCTTTTTAGGACTTTCTGCTGTTAGTGGCATCGATTTTACTGTTGCCAAAGTGCATCGTCTGACATGCTCCAGCGTATTAAAATATTGAACCAACAAATCTaccgtttttttaatttcatgacTCACTGCATGCGAGGGACAGCTACAAGAATCCAGTTTGACCTCGAGTCCGATCACTTTGAACAACCGCCGCTCCATTGGTATCACTGACTATAGATTatattgtcatttttattcCACACATGTCAAACTGGggcctacattacccacaatgctgtTCATTCCACTCTAACTCCAAACCCTGTGTTTTGTATTTCATCTTTAAACTTTCAATCTtcagtagttgttgttgttgttgttgtacgaGTAGTCAAACACCTGTAAACAGACCTGCACTCAAGAAAGCATACAGCTGCTGAAACAAACTTCATACAAACAAAGTCTCAAACTATTTTAAAACACCCTGAAACAACATTATCAGACACATTCATTCGCTCTAACGCACACTTGCACACAAGTGTTTGTAGAGCTTCAGATGCTGCAAACGTGGAAATGGCTAAATCCAGAATGTTGACCCAGGTGTCCTGCATCCGTTGAGGTCTGATAAAATCCTCTAACCGAGACGTGCCCTCTCCTCGGTACATCAGCCCCTCTGAGAGACGCGCCAAGACGTGTCATCAACGGCGAGGTCTGAATCCCTGCGTGTCCTCCAGGCTGTCCGCCTCCACCTCGATGGACACCACATGGTGACCGGGGATCATGGCCAGGCCCAGGACTCTGGGTTCGCCCTGGGAGAACATGTCTTGAGGGCAGAATGGATTGAAAGAGATTATTGCGGGGCATACAACTTTCTGCCCATTTCTCTGCCACCTTCAGTGGATTTACCCGTGGATTTGAGGAACTCCTGCGCCGACCCGAGGATGACGTTGCAGTCTCGGTCCGTGCAGAGGAAAAGTCCCACCAGAGTCCGTCCGTCCGTCATGCGGATcttcatgtttttgttcagcAGCCCCTCGAGTTTCCGCCGGGCCTGGAACGACGGGGACACCTCGGGCTGCTCCTGGACGAGAGCGTTAACACCGTAAGCGATCCGAATGAACAGTGGCCCTCTGCAGTGGTCGATGAACCGCACGCACATATCTGTATTTAGATGTTATAGTTAGCAGTATGTAGCCAAATGGTATCTGGTGAGTAATAAGGCCTGACGCCCCATTAGGTCCACCAAACGGTTGACAGCTGTGTTAGCTAAATTCGCTAGCCaccggctaacgttagcgtcAACAGAAGCCTTGATAATAATTCAAAGTGTGACATTTTCTCCGCGTCGCAAAACGTCAAACAACGACAAAGGTCACAGAACATATTAGAAAGTACAAAAACAACCGGGGATGTACATACATGGGTCGGAGGACCATTTTCCTCAATCATAGCATCCAtagcccttcttcttctcctacaTTTGCTTGCGGAGCAATTTGTCCGACGGACCAGCTAAACCGGAAACAgcatttttcgttttttttaaagggaccgGAAACGGAGGGTTACGTAATGTCACGCTGAGGATTAACATGAACATTTAAACTCAGGTGACCCATTGGCCTGCATATGACCGCTTATGACTGTTCGAAGTGGAGAAAGtcaacagaaataaacactttaaaaaattTAAGAATTGACCGCAGAAGTTTCACACCCGAAAATTGTAATAAACTTTTGAAAGCTTtcatttctgttatttattCTTTACAAAGTTTGTAACATCACAATGTTACATCTGGAGGCGAATATGCTTTCTGTCTTTGATTAGCTGTTTCCACACATGCaggctttttttgttattgttaagTTAAATGTCTGCTTCTAGTGAGCAGTTCAATCAAAGTGATTACAATGTCAAATGTGTTCATTCATCTGGGGGGGGAAaacaaattataattataattatttaataattatgtTTTCTGCTCCTATTAATCATTTCACAGCCCCTCAGACTGACAAATGTGCAATTTACTTGTATAATAAAGGAATTTGAGGAAACAATTGAAGGCTTTATtatcaacaaaaacaatttaaaagaaatttaaaagattttaaaaaagtgatAATCCAAACACTAAAACCCTCTGCTGGGATAAGTAGAGCTAATTTATCTCCTCCGGAGCTCACCCTTGCACGATGCCATTCaagcgctttttttttcttcctgggggagggggggggaggggtcgccTCGGTTCAGGCAGCTCAGCTCTGACCGGAGCAACgggggtgtctgtgtgtcttcctCCGGGTCGCTCTGCATAAAATCTGGGTTAGCGACAGCGCGGCACCCAGATGGGAGGTCGCCTTTCCCTCTCACCCTCGCCAAGTCTCCCTGCCAAATGGACAcaagaggggaggaaaggagggtggggaaggggagagtggggtggggggcaggaGCCTTAACACTGTAGTGCAGTGTGTCAGGGCCTGCAGCGTGAGAAAGTGAGAGTCCCTattgtttggtttgttgttgttgttgtttgtagacGCGCGGTGAGGCACATGTACAGTCGGggcaacaaaaatgaatgtacaATAACAGGGTGGCTATGCACAAATACATATGACACCTATCGGGAGAGGAGTGGGCGCGTTTCGCTTTGCAGACTCGAGAGCAGCGGGACGGTGTCAGTCAGAAGAATTCCCCCCTTTTCACCCCCTACTTACCCGGGCTGCACCTTTCAGGACGGCTAGCTTTAGCACACGTGCGCGCTGAAAAGGTACATTTCAGCTAAGTCACATGACAACATGTTACCGCTCACTGGCACATTTCTATCCAGCAAACTCACTGGTCAATTTGCCACATTCTTCATCTTCAAGTTTTCGGGGTTAACGTCATCTCTTCGATTTtgaaagctaacgttagctaacatttAAGCTAGCTTTACTATCAAGTGCAGCGTGGAGATGGACCCCTACAATATAAATTGCATAAAATTGTGTTTATATTATATTGGGCTTAGTGTCATGTATAAACATAGCCACCCTGTAATTGTGCATTCAATACTAAGCTATTAGAATAATACACAGGTGCATATATTCATTAACATTTCACAGGGTGGCTGTGCCACTGCCATTTATGAACATACATCTTGCAGAGAATACTGAGCAAAAACTTATTAAAATGATTCAcagatttatgtttttattttgacatacATATAGAAGAGACAGTGATTCCTCAGGCATCTGTGGATGGCACACATTAGTGACCCTGTCGGACCCTGATGTGTAGCTACATCTATGTTATACATCCGTTCGCTACAATATGTTGGATTCATGgtaatgtttatttaaagacaataaataaaaaattttaaaaatagttgaaaaaaatttacaaaaaataaagaaatatataaagaTTTTCTTATCAACCAAATATTTCACAACCCCCCTGCAGTACCTCCGCGGACCCCCTGGGGGTCGCGGACCACCTGTTGAAGACCTCTGCATTAGTGAGTGACAGCGACTGCATGTCACCTAAACTCTACTCATCCTACGATGGTAATTTTAATTTGACACCGAACATAAAAAACTGCTGACCTCATTTGGTGTCCTCGGTGAGCAGTCTCCTCGAAAAAGATGATTTCATCCGAGCTTGTATTTTCATCTACGGATACGGATAAATTCAGGTTAATTACAGccccaataaaatatttttcatttcttgcCCAGACATAGCTCCATTTGCATTGTTCTATCCATGTggttgtacattttttatttgtttttggatCATGGAGCAATCTGGTTACTTAAAAGtgattgcaatttttttttctcccttattTGAAAAAGCATAGATGGAGGAGTCACCATATGTTATGTCAATGAAAAAGGTACAATTTAGTTGTGGCGGTGAACATCTTTTTGTCAGATAGTACTCATATTCTGGGTCTAAATCAAGGGCAAACggtccatttaaaaaatgaaccaaaagTGATAGCAGCTATTTATTAAAGTATGTTTACGTGTTTTCTGAGACAGATGAATGTTAAGGATTATACATCAGCTTCAGTTCAGTtaatttttctttcaatttcatACATTTTCTACTGTTACAGTCTGTGGGCTGTGAGCTTGACACGTAGTGAATCTTCTTAAGGCAGCAACTCCGTTTCAAATGAACAGTTGCAAGAAACATTCGGTGCTCGGTCAAAAAACTGTTAACTATTGCACAtgagaaatatatttattgcaTTGTTGTTACTGTAGGATGGTGGAAATAAACTGACgacccggttcataaattaactgtTGATAAAATACATTTCGTGTTGATTCTGGAACTATGTAATCCATAAagtaatgaaaatattttccaaCAGTAactaatagaataataccaatgtacagctaTAATTGTAATGTAATCAACTTagatgcatgcatgtaatacttgaaagcaccacaactgatattaaCTGAGAGACAttcgaaatccgagctacattgaactcaccaggagacccccccctccccccccaaggGGCACCTTTACTGGTCTGTATAGATACCTGTAGGCCCCCATTGTTCTAGAGTTTGCCCATTGGCTGTGGATGGTCAACGGGCTGCCGTGTGGCCCgttgagatgttctttttaacacgacacattttcttttattaaatacttttgatttgaaCTTTTCATCCCGAGATGTTGTCCAGGTgttcattccttttttaaacacaacatcacTCATTTAAACGCATTGTTTATTATCAttcgggcttttttttttattcattcaggtTTTAGGATTCCCACGGCCTTACTGCCGTCCGGTCCACACAGCCTGTCACAGTAAGCGTaaataaaaaacccaaacatgttttaaagCTGTGCAGCAGCGGGTGGATGCTGACGGCTTTGAGCCGTGGGGCTTTTTATGAAGGAGAGGATGGAGTTTGCATTCGCTGACTTGTTTCCATCCCCACCACAAGTAGTTAATTTTTAAGCAATACAATCTGATGTAAGTCTGGGCATGGCTGCGGCAGATTTTCCCAACCCCCCTCTCTCAATccctccccaacacacacacacactcacacacacaggagtgcgcgcgcgcgcacgcgcgcacTTCTGCTCCAAAATAATTTTTATACAACGGTGGGGGCTCCGGAGAATATAAGGTGGCCATATTTGATAGATTTGTGTGGGGCTCTgcaatgcagagagagagcgagagagagagagggagagagagagcgagagagagagagatggagggaggtagggagagagagagagagagagagagagagagagagatgtatcGAGTGACACTGACACCAGGCGGGTCTGTCTGATCCGCACTTGGAGAAATGGgcgagtgagggaggggggggggcacacaaaaaaagtaacaaacaagTAACAATGTAACTTACACGCAGTCACACACCTCTTTCTCTTGTAACAATGTGTACGTTTttaaggagggagggggctcgCAGAGAGAAGGGGAgcgggagagagacagagaaaagaggaggggggtgcGTTCTGAAGGAATATAGTCAGCCATTTTTTATGtaaggggattttttttcttattgggggggttgttaaaaaataaatataagagGGCGGCCATCTTTGTTGCTCTGCCTAgtgtaaaatatttcaaaacgccccccacttttttttttctcccccgtgccgatttgaatattaaataaatatcacaCATTCGCGGCAAGAATACGGTTTTCTTTAAATACGAGGACGGCTCCGATGACGGGAATATaatgtcctctcctctccggtCCTGTGAGGAAGACGAGGGCATGGTGGTTAACTCCGGGGGAAGAGATTTTgatgaagacgacgacgacgacgacaaccgAGACCTGGACGAGAACGCAAGCGACATAAACTCGCCGGCGGCGCGTCGGGAAACTGCAGCGCCAGGTACGGTTACGACGAACGGAGCGGTCGGGAGCGCGCATACCCCCCtaacccaaaaaaaacacaacactctTCTAAGCGGTTTTATTTTGGGAGAACGGTAGCATGTCAGAAAGTAGCCGGAACCCGCAGTTTGTGGCTCCACCGTACGGGGTGCAGGTCCGGTCCGGTCCGGTACCGCACGGCTCAGCGAGGACTCGGGGGCGCGCATTCAAAATAGAGACATCATTACTTGGTGGAacagattttttatttaaaaataaataaatagagagaCGTTTCTCCACCTTAAACCGcgttaacccccccacccaccaccaccccacacccccacccctccgccCCCGTTATTGAGCCTATATGTTGATTTAGTTGCCATGTTTGCAGCTTTAAGAGAGacaaggaggaggcgggggggggggggggggcgctttaaaaacagaaacataacTCCTCTCCAGTTTGCAACAAAATGCCAGAGACGTGTGTCGTCGTTCATgggggcgcgcgcgcgcgctccaCTTCCTCGTCTCCAGCAGGCACATCCCGGCAAGAAAGTTCACACCAAACTTGCCACAAGCCGAAAATTCCCCATTTCAACATGGGAAATTCTGGTTTGTCACCCTttgaaacacacgcacacacaaacagggaaaattgggagggggggggggcgacatggGCACGAGCAGGGAAAGGTCGCCCTgaaggggttaaaaaaaaatacacagactggcaaaaaaaaatgtatcatggACTCCCCCCTTGGCCGGAGGCTAGAAATCCAAATTACACCTCTCGGGAGAGGAGTTTGTGCGTTTCGCTTTGCAGACACGAGAGCAGGGGGACGATGTGACCCCGGTGCCAGTCAGAagaattgcccccccccccgccctacTCACCCCCTACTTACCCGGGCTGCACCCTTCAGGACGGAAAGGTGTGACTTGCTAGCTTAGCACACATGCCCGCCAATTGCCCCCATGCAAATGTGTATTACGTATGCATTTGTGTCCACTAGAACAATGTGTagttcttttattattatttgttttttttgggggggggggtgatattcTCAACAGCAAACACGCAGAATGGCTGATTGAATGCCTTTTGGCATTCTGGAAGTTTCTGTGGCCGTGGAGCTGCTCGTGGGTTGCAGTGAAAGTAAAGGGAGCAGAAAGTAGCGGTTGGTTGACCACACTGCAACAGTAaaaagaaggagggaaaaaaagggaaaaagaagcgGTGCAGCAGCCTTAAGGGCGCAGTTTCTTCTGTTTGGGTGCAGACGCAACAGGGGAGCCTCAACGTGAAAAATGTCatatcattataataataaaattagTAATTGGATAATTGAAGCAAGATAACGAAGGGACCCTTCATtgctttgtctgtgttaactgacACGACCTCCGTGCCAGACCGATACGTCCCGTGGAGGACCTTAACCTCCGCACGACCTCTCTTAAGGTGGTCGGggtctctcttccccccccccgccccccccgtggTGGAGCAGCAGAGCGGGGAGAAAAGTCGTTCCACTTCGGCTGCCTCCGGATCCCGCCCCTATAGGCGCGTCATCGGCGGATGCGCGGGGCAcaggcgaggaggggggggggcggtatttttaattctgtttttttttttttttaccaatcaGTTAAAGATTAGATTCCAGCTTTGTTTTACAAGAGAAAGGTGCTGGTCACACCTTCTCTCTGGCCAATAAACCAATTATCCGGGGAAGCTGTCAGATCGACTAAACAGCGATCAAACAAACTGCATCTAATTAAGCGTGTGTACCAATTCagacggggtcagaggtcatgcagcttttgttgtgtgtaattatgtTCAGCTTCAGGGGGATTAGCTGAGGGTTGTTGAGAAGGCCAGTGCTCATCTGTTTGTAATAGCCGTCTCGCCTCTTTGGTCCCAGACGGAGAGGCGGTGACACCAGACGTCCCGTGCAAGAAGAAAGGGCgaccgaagaagaagaaggacacaaagaagaaagacaaagaggggaAACCGGTCAAAGCGAGAAAACGCAAGAAGATTGTAAGTTTCTCACGCTTTTGTCTTCTCTTGAGttcgctttttttttaatgaaatgacaTCTTCCGCCTGTGGGTCTTCTCTGCAGGCCAGCGATGTAGAGCGAGACTCGGACAGAGAAAGGGACTACGGCGACAACTCGGACAGCGTGCCCAGCGACTATGGGTCcggtgagaagaagaagaagaagaaacataaagaaaggaaggagaagaagaccaagaagaagaaaaaagtagaCGGGGACCGAGACAGCAGCCAGGAGGAAACGATCAAGGTAGAGAACAATCCTAATCCTCGACCAGTCCGTTATCTCTCCGTTCTGATTggtgttggatttttttttttttttttcccctcagcagCCAATAGAGCAGAAGACGTCGGCGCAGCTGGCGAAGGATTGGGGTCTGGAGGATGTTGATCATACCTTCACGGAGGAAGACTACAGGGAACTCACCAACTACAAAGCCTTCAGCCAGTTCACAAGGTGCCCGAAAATATGGGTTGAattaagcgggggggggggggggtagtgattGGATGTTGGTTTTTAGTTGGTTGATTAGAATCAGAAAACATGGCGACTTACAGAAAAAGTGAGTTGCATTCAAATGATCTGGTGACATCCTGCAAAAAGAGTGTTCTTGTCTTTTAGCTCTACTTTCTCCGGTGCGCTGTTCCTTTAAATAACGCATGCACAATAGGACCTGTGTGTACAACAGAAAGGTGCATTAGCTCATAGAATCAGGGGGGAAACCCTCTCCCTTCGCAGGCCGATGATCGCGAGGAAGAATCCCAAGATCCCCATGTCCAAGATGATGACCATCCTCGGGGCCAAGTGGAGGGAGTTCAGCTCCAACAACCCCTTCAAGGGCAACGCCGCCGCCGTGGCGGCggccgcagccgccgccgccatcgcCGTCGCCGAGCAGGTCTCCGCCGCCAACGCCTTGCCCGAgccggccccgccccccccgacgccgccgccgcccccccccgccgccgcctcctcctcctccaccgccgaTCAGAAAGGCCAAGACGAAAGAGGGCAAAGGTGTCTTCAGTGCGACCGatccggttcccccccccccccccctctgtcgtTGCCGCGTGACAAATGGATCACGTgacctctcctctctttccccAGGCCCCGGCTTTAAGAAGCGCAGCAAAGCCTCTCGGGTCCCGGAGAAGAAAAAGGCCGCGGGCGCCAAGGCTAAAAAGATGGCGCCCATTCGCATCAAGCTGTCACCCATCGGCgccaagaggaagaagagctgcTCGGTGAGTACGCCGCGGGCTCCGCCGGCTCCTGTCGTCGCGGCGACTCGGCGCTCACCGCTTTCCGTCTTCTCGTCCCCCCTCGTCAGAGCGAGGACGTGGACGAGGACGAGTCCGAGCAGGAGGACTCCAGCGTCCACAGCTCCTCCGTCCGCTCCGACGGCTCCGGGCGCGCCAACAAGAACAAGCGCGGGCGCCCCgccaagaagaagaggaagaagaacgcAAGTACGAGCGCCGCCGCGCCGGGGTCGCGAATCGCACAGCACGCCGGAAGCGACGCATTGTCACGCGCGCACGCTTCTGTCTCCCTGCGCCCGTCTCCGCCTCCAGTGGCGGGCGAGGACGAGGCGGACGGCTACGAGACGGATCACCAGGACTTCTGCGAGGTGTGTCAGCAGGGCGGCGAGATCATCCTGTGCGACACCTGCCCCCGCGCTTACCACCTGGTCTGCCTGGAGCCCGAGCTGGAGAAGGCCCCCGAGGGGAAGTGGAGCTGCCCGCACTGCGTGAGTACCACGCGCCCGCTTTTTGCATGGCgtcgggtgttttttttttttttttttctcactcccGTCCCTTCTCTGCCAGGAGAAAGAGGGAATCCAGTGGGAAGCGAAGGACGAGGACTTCGAGGACTtcgaggaggaggccgaggacaGGGGGGCGTCCGAGGTCGCCGCCGGggcggaggacgaggacgacgaccACATGGAGTTCTGCCGCGTGTGCAAGGACGGCGGCGAGCTGCTGTGCTGCGACGCCTGCACCTCCTCCTACCACATCCACTGCCTGAACCCGCCGCTGCCCGAGATCCCCAACGGCGAGTGGCTGTGCCCCCGCTGCACGGTGAGTggagcgccgcccccccccaaaaaaacgcccGCCCCCGGGTTCACAAACCACCACGAGGTGCGGGAGGACGTCAGACCAACTCGCGGGACTGATGGTGTAGCATTGTGTTTGACGAAAACGCGACGGCACTTTGAGGAATTTTTAGGTTCAAACGTTCAGTGTATCTCAAAATAACTAACTAAAGATTTGCGCCTCCCCAGGTTCCCCTTTAAAAGTCTCCATTTGTATCGCTTTTAATACGTTGCGtccgaaaaaagaaagaaaaaattgacTCGCTGTCAAGGTTCGGAGATAATAAACACCAgagtcttctccccccccccctcccagtgtCAGCTGATCAAAGGGCGAGTCCAGAAGATCCTCCACTGGCGATGGGGCGACCCTCCGCCGCCCAtccccgtcccccccgccccagacGCCGCGCCCGACGACCCGCCGCCGCCACCCATGAAGGGCAGGGCCGAGAGGGAGTTCTTTGTCAAGTTGACGGGGCAGTCCTACTGGCACTGCACCTGGATCACTGAGCTGCAGGTCAGAAGGGAAGCGGATCGACGGAtgcaaagtgcccccccccccccccccctccccctaccccCCTCTCAACGCGAgtcaatttgaaaaataaaaaaatgattttgcgtttctgtccctttttccttcttccagCTTGAGATCTTCCACTCTGTGATGTACAGAAACTACCAGAGGAAGACGGAC
This sequence is a window from Pungitius pungitius chromosome 1, fPunPun2.1, whole genome shotgun sequence. Protein-coding genes within it:
- the naa38 gene encoding N-alpha-acetyltransferase 38, NatC auxiliary subunit — translated: MDAMIEENGPPTHEQPEVSPSFQARRKLEGLLNKNMKIRMTDGRTLVGLFLCTDRDCNVILGSAQEFLKSTDMFSQGEPRVLGLAMIPGHHVVSIEVEADSLEDTQGFRPRR